One genomic segment of Burkholderia pyrrocinia includes these proteins:
- the def gene encoding peptide deformylase, whose amino-acid sequence MALLNILHYPDKRLHKVAKPVDKVDDRIRKLVADMAETMYAAPGIGLAATQVDVHERVIVIDISEEKNELRAFINPEIVWSSDAKQIYEEGCLSVPGIYDEVERPDHVRVRALNEQGESFELDCEGLLAVCVQHEMDHLMGRVFVEYLSPLKQTRIKTKMKKLERAM is encoded by the coding sequence ACTACCCCGACAAGCGGCTGCACAAGGTCGCCAAGCCGGTCGACAAGGTCGACGACCGGATCCGCAAGCTCGTCGCCGACATGGCCGAGACCATGTACGCGGCGCCCGGCATCGGCCTGGCGGCCACGCAGGTCGACGTGCACGAGCGCGTGATCGTGATCGACATTTCCGAGGAAAAGAACGAGCTGCGCGCGTTCATCAACCCCGAGATCGTGTGGTCGAGCGACGCGAAGCAGATCTATGAAGAGGGCTGCCTGTCGGTGCCCGGCATCTACGACGAAGTCGAGCGCCCAGACCACGTGCGCGTGCGCGCGCTCAACGAACAGGGCGAGAGCTTCGAGCTCGACTGCGAGGGCCTGCTCGCCGTGTGCGTCCAGCACGAGATGGATCACCTGATGGGGCGCGTGTTCGTCGAATACCTGTCGCCGCTCAAGCAGACGCGCATCAAGACGAAGATGAAGAAACTCGAACGCGCGATGTGA